The DNA region AGACAGAAGGTAGATGCCTTTCTCTGCGAGTGGAGTTGTGAGGAAAGCAGCTTGATTGAGAAGAGCCTGACAAAGCAGACACCTAGAGGGACCTAAAGGAAAACGTGGGTACTCGCAAGCTACCTCGACTTAACTTAGAAATATGTTAAGGTATAAAAGATAGACCAGGCTGGGTCCCTGTGCCCTTCAGCCCTGGTCAGCATGGATGTAGACACTCCTGCAGATCACAGCGTTCTTAGGCACGCAGGTGACCTCCTAGACCCGGGAGACTAGCGTCTGGGCCTGGGGCTTCTGGGAGACCGACAGTGAACCTTGATAATTACCTCATTACACTCAAACCCACTCCTGggaaagttttgtttgttttggttaataTACTATGTCATTTTCTACCCAAACGGGATCTCTATGCACAGTTTCCAAccctgcttttaaaatttagtaTCGGCTGTGTTTTTAAACACAGCCCATACCAAattcttaaaggagccctggttgtgcggtggttaagcgatccgctgctaaccaaaaggacggtgtttcaatccaccagctgctccttggaaaccctatggggcagttctactctgtcctgtagggtcgttatgagtcggaatcgactcaagggcagcggGTTTTTAGTGTtcttaaatggagccctggtggcacagtggtgaagagttcgactgctaaccattagattagcagttggaatccaccagccgctccctgaaaatcctatggggcagttctaatccgtcCCATAGGGCCGGTGTGAGTGGGAACTACAGCAGTGGGTCGGGTGTCCTCAAATATTCGGGGAGGGGGGTGGATTATAACGGTACTGCCTATAATTTGAAGCTGGATTTCGCTATTTTGCGTCTCAGAAAATAGGGACTTAGTACTATCGTCCCCTTCCCCATCTtcctgctgtttctctatggTCCCCTGGCCCTTGCCCTGATGTGATCCGCAGTGGGATTCGGGACGGGGCTAGGAGCTCGAAGGTCTGCTCCCACGTGGCAGGACACACCGTTCGCAGGTGGCCCCGGacctcccccccgcccctcctccccccgcccctcccACCGCAGCGCCGCGccaccgccccccacccccgccctggccccgccccgcgcccgcccgcccgcccgcggcTCCGCGCACATTGGCGCGGCTGGGGAGGGGGCTCCGCCCGGCTGCGGTCCCTGTGCAGCCGGCCGCTCCCTCACCCGCCTGTCCGCGGCTGCCCGCTGCCTGGACCCCCGGCCCCGCGCGCGCGCCGACCTCGGGAGCAGGGTGGCCAGGGACCCCAGCCGCCCTCGGTAAGTAGAGGCGGGGCGGGGAGGCTGCGGCAGAGGAGGGTCCCAGGCAGTGTCTGGGGTCGCTACTGGGCGGAAGCCGCCCCGCTGGACAAGGGAATTCGGGCCCTCGAGGAGGAACCCCGAGCCTGAACCGAGGAAATTGCCAGCCAGGCGACCCTCAGCGCTGCCCACCCACCTCGGCGTTCCGCCTCGTCGAAAAGCATAGGTTGCCGGttgctcttttccttctttaCCCTTTTTTGGGAAAATGTGATCCTGAGTTTCTGGTCATTATAATGTTGCAGATAGCTCGAAGCTGGGTTGTCTGTTCCACATCCCCAGCACCTTCCTTTCTGAGTACTTTACCCTGCGCGCTGTCTCCTACCACAGTGTCCTTCCTCCAGGAGGAAGCTTCGGGGTCCGTATCTGGTGCCGGGAAAGATTCGCTGCTTCCCTTAGGAAATGATTGCTCTTTGCCTCCGTGCTTCTCCGCTAGCGGGATGAAGGGAAGGTGGGTGTTTCCTGTGGCATTAAACTTGCGGTGTTGTCAGGGAATGACTGAAGAGGCTCTTCAGATTTCCTGAGGTGACAAAACTACCCTTGCAGGTTAGGGGCGAATCATATGCAGTCTAACATATTCTGCAAAGTTGTGATGTCTACAaactgcaccccccccccccatttcacTTAGGTTTCTGTTtggatatttgttttatttctgcagTGTGATATACATTCAAGACAGCGTGTCCAGAAATTGTCTTTGGCCATTACAGGTTAGTTTCCAGTGAtgcattcctgaaaaaaaaaaaaaaaattcctgaacatGATCTAATTTCATGACTTCTATCAGTAATAAACCACCTGCTTAATAAAAACGCTCCGGCACTGAGAACTCACAAGAGGTGAGAAGACTTACAGCTAAAGTCAGCTGCAGTTCTAGTTAGTGCCTACTGAGGCATTACATGAGGACATAAGATGTTCTTATTTTAGGTCCATCATTGTTCTAAGCTGAATGACTGTCAGAGGCATGGAATATGAAACACCCAAACTAAGAGAATATTTACTTGTATCATAAACTGATTTTCAGGATTCCAGTTCCTTCTCCAGTTTACACAATGAAGGACTACACAAAACAAAGCTCACCACTgagagacttacataaaaaatagtaataaaaatagtaCAAGGAAAAAGCCCTTTATTTAAGTACATCCATCAACAAAAATTCGCAGGATTTTTATTAAAGTTTCCCCTCACATTTCTGCTCTTTGATATCGTTATACCATtttgtgaattatttttaaaagtgcctttatatttatatataactaATCAATTTGCCAACTGCATAGTTTATCAATTTATATTTGGATTTAAATGAGTTTCagaaccaagaaaataaaatataaagaatttcAAAAACTTGGTTTTAAAATAGCAAGAACCGTCTAATCTTGGTTCAATTATGAGTTGTTGAGCTGTAAGGTTTTTAAGGTTAATTAAGTGACCACCAAACGATGTCATAAAACGTTGACTAATGTAGCTAGTACTTGTATCTAGTATAGATTAGCATCTTCAAGCAATTCATCTTCTGAAGAAAATCTTACAGCCCAGTTTATCACAGTGCTTCAGAGAATGGGCTTTGGAAACACAATCCATGGTTGAATTGGAGCTCTGCTGCCTACTAGCTTTGCAATCTTGGACAAATTGCTTAACTTCTtgaaacctcagtttcttcatctgcacatGGTAATACCACCACCTACTCACTTTGTAATGATGTGGTGAGGATTAGAAATGTATGCAAAAGTGTTCAGCACGGCCTGATATATAtgagttgctcaataaatgtcagctattattgttgttaactCCTATTGACCTTCAATTATGTGCTCATTATGATGGAAAAATATGAACATCAGATACTCAGATGAAAATATCACAGTAAATCTAAGAGCAGAGAATGGCAGTAATGTTAAATTTCCCTAAGAGTATGTATGAGAAGTAGCACTTCCCTGATGGAACATACATTTTTAGAACAGAAACCTTCTGGTATAATGAAGAGAGAACACTGGAGAGTCAAATTCTTGAGTTTTCACTCTGGCTATGACTTTATCTAGTTGCATGGCTTTTGGCAGGCCAGCTGCCCCCTCAGGagctcagtttcatcatctgccTGGATTTGAGTAATCTGGAATAATTGAATAATCTAAGGTCCTTTGCTGCTTCAAAGTTCTTTATTAcatgtaataaaaattattagcTTGCTTATCATTCTGCTCTTCGCCGTcgtttttatttgtatatttgctAAACTTGCAATTCAGAGTTATACGCCATTCATAAAGGCAGCACAACAAAGAACTGACAAAAATAATATGCGATTTGCAGGGTAATCCAAAATGAAGTTTTCACAAAAAGAACAGAGCAAAATAGATTCACACTGAAATCTTTTTCATAGGGCAAAAGTAAATCCCAATTTTTATTCTGTGGTCATTTCAGTAAATTATATGAGAAGCATGCCTGGTAGAATCACCTCACTTCAACTGAAATAGTCTCTGTAGAAAATATTGGCTAATGGTGAAATAAAATATCACTCTTTTCTCTCATCAGGTTGGTctttaaacaaagcaaaaagctaatCAGTAAAGGTCTTTCAcgaagaaaataaagagagaaattaCAAGAGAGAAATCAGGCATTTGGATACTGGAGAAACCACCTAAAACGACTGTATGTATTAAGACAAAAGGAATGAAAACACCTGGAAGAAATTTGACTTTGTATGATGTTATTGTCTATCTTTTTGTCATAAAAGCCTGCTAAGGAAGAGAGAATATCGTTCTCTCTAGAATTAAAGAGTGTAGTGTAAAAATGGAGCCCACAGTTTCTGAAATCCAAGTAGAAAACAAGGAGGAGACAAGATCAGCAGAAGTTAGTCCTCAGGATGAGAGGCGAGAGAAAAAAGCCTCCATGCTCTGCttcaagagaaggaagaaagcagcCAAAGCGCCGAAGCCCAAAGCTGGCTCGGAAGCCAGCGATGAGGCAGGAGCTTCTGATCAGCCGCAGCCCCAAGGAGGGGCCTGGGCCTCATTCAAACGTCTCGTAACACGAAGGAAAAGGTCAGATTCTTCAAAGCAGCGAAAGCCCTTTGAGGGTAAAGTGCAATCTGAAATAAATGCTGAGGATGCTGGTCTTTCCAAGAAAAAGGCAAAATCCAGACTTAAAATGCCCTGCATAAAATTCTCAAGAGGTGAGAAAAGAAGCAGTCATTCCAGAATTATAGAAGACTCAGACTGCAGCATCAAAgtgcagagagaggctgaaagattGGATACAAAAACTCAGACTCAATTGAGTGACCAGACCACAAAAGCCAGGTCGACCCAGGATCTGCGTGAAGGTGTCTCACAGAAAGATGGTGATGAGATACGTGAAGCAAATGTGAGCAACAGTGTAACTTCTAGACAGAAAGTGGTTTCAGTAGAACTTGGATTAGATACTGGGCATTCTGCTATTCAAGCAGAAACTCTAATTCTTGAAAAAGATACTGAGGCGATCCAGGAAAAACAAGGTGTCCAGCAGGAGCAAGCAAATCCACCTGAAACTTcagaaacagaccatcagttaccaGTGGTTTCTGATGTTCCACCCCCACCTGCAATCCCAGACCAACAAATTGTGGAAGAAGCCAGTAACAGTATCCTAGAAAGTGAACCACACTGGAAAGGCCATGAAAGTAGAGAAATTGTAGCTGAAGAGAGTAAGCCTAAAGATAGTGAAGTCAGTACCGGTGAatcagatataaaagaaaatgagatcaCTGTGGAGAAACCCaaatcagaagaaagcaaaaggatggagccaattgctattattattacagACACTGAAATCAGTGAATTTGATGTTAAGAAATCTAAAAATGTCCCAAAgcaatttttaatttcaattgaaaATGAGCAAGTAGGGGTTTTTGCCAACGATAATGGTTTTGAGGGTAGAACTTCAGAACAATATGAAACACTCTTAATAGAAACAGCTTCTTCTCTTGTCAAGAATGCTATCCAGTTGTCTATAGAACAGTTAGTTAATGAAATGGTCTCTgatgataataaaataaataatcttCTACAGTGACTTCGTTTCCACATCAAGGGAGAAGGTTCAATGATGAATTATTTTACATACTTGTGGCATTTCTTAATCATTAATAAATGAGAGATTTATCATCTGTGGAATTTAAAGGTACAGTTCCAACCCAGAAGTACTAAAGAATAAATCAGGTTTATAAAGCCCTCCctacagaatcaacttgacagcaactaacagtaacaactACTGAAATGTTGTGAAATGTAGTGATTTGTAGCGATTCAGAGGAAGTCAGTACATAATGCAATGCAAAGTGACATCAAGGGAGTTGTTAAAATGGCATGTGGATATTGGGAGTGCTTTTGGGAAGGAAGATGTattaattgagcacttactgtatgctATAAACTCTTTTGTCACTGGTGTCACAAGATCTGGTTTCCTTTTGATAGTTCAACCCTGTGTATAAGCTAACATTGCAttcagttaaaattttttttttacagtgcatttttatattgttttaaaaaggTAAGGTGAGCTATTTTTCTGAGTGTGTGATTTATAGTTGTTACATTCCTAGGCGATGGTCTTACCTCAGTATGTACTGCattttcccaatttcaaaacaacaacaatgaaaaaagggaACATTGTTTTTCATTCAGGAGAAGGAACACTTCCCATGTAACAAGTTGTCACAGATAACATACGATCCATCTTGCAGGATTTTACAGACCAtattcggaaaccctggcggcgcagtggttaagagctacggctgctagccaaaaggctagcagcttgaatccaccaggcactccttggaaaccctatggggcagttctactctgttctatagggtcgctatgagtcggaatcaacttgatggcagtgggttttttttttttttttttttttggtttttagaccaTATTCATCAACCCCTCCTCAAACAAGGGAGAAAGGATGCAAGGCCAGCCTGGCAGTAAAAGCCCTATGGAATCATAATCATTTCATGAAAATATTACTCATTCTTGACCAAGAATGAGCCATATACATGGTTAAACAGAGTGAAAAGTTATTGCTAaagcacattttattttaaaagtcagcATTCTGTCACCGTATCTGTGTGTTGAGAGAGACCAGTAAAAAGTATTTTACATGGATATTGAAAATTAACTGTCCCATTCGTATTTTCAGTCCAGCTAATCTTTtatcaaaaagagagagagagagaacttgaCACCTGAGAAGGGCTTGTTTGCATTTTTTATTCAGATATTTAAAAGGGGAGCATCTGACTGAAAAAGTAATTTCTATTTCAATCTTTGTGTGAAATGGCCACACTTCCCTGCCTcacaggttagtgttagggtttataTCGTACTGTCCCCAATTGTCCAAACTGAGTGATGGTTAATTACCACTTTGAAAAGAGATAAAGGAATGAAGAGCTTCCACTCAAGATGTAAAGTACCTGTTAAAAAGAGCTTCATCTTGGTGGAAAGAAGGTACTTCAATGATTTTAAATGATTTGAATGAGTTCTTGTATTATTTATGGACTACATATAGGAAATATGTGCTAACTTGTCCTACAGaatcttctttctttctgtctctaagtaCATATTGAGACCTCTGGCAGAAGAAACTAGTCTGACTTTGAATTTGAACCAAATAATGGATATTATAAGCAAGATTCCTTGCTGAAATTCAAGTCTTACCTCAAAATATGTAT from Elephas maximus indicus isolate mEleMax1 chromosome 10, mEleMax1 primary haplotype, whole genome shotgun sequence includes:
- the AKAP5 gene encoding A-kinase anchor protein 5, which codes for MEPTVSEIQVENKEETRSAEVSPQDERREKKASMLCFKRRKKAAKAPKPKAGSEASDEAGASDQPQPQGGAWASFKRLVTRRKRSDSSKQRKPFEGKVQSEINAEDAGLSKKKAKSRLKMPCIKFSRGEKRSSHSRIIEDSDCSIKVQREAERLDTKTQTQLSDQTTKARSTQDLREGVSQKDGDEIREANVSNSVTSRQKVVSVELGLDTGHSAIQAETLILEKDTEAIQEKQGVQQEQANPPETSETDHQLPVVSDVPPPPAIPDQQIVEEASNSILESEPHWKGHESREIVAEESKPKDSEVSTGESDIKENEITVEKPKSEESKRMEPIAIIITDTEISEFDVKKSKNVPKQFLISIENEQVGVFANDNGFEGRTSEQYETLLIETASSLVKNAIQLSIEQLVNEMVSDDNKINNLLQ